Proteins from a single region of Desulfobacter postgatei 2ac9:
- a CDS encoding sigma-54-dependent transcriptional regulator has translation MKEVTTFQPEELNFFKCVHYAGAANPFGRERVLREAEIAGVSPDSPKEIRVLKACQAVGYRLAQLEQRGRINLDAFKGEEQYFLRSALLFHFFHLFRKQIDTLITRQLDNAEESLDVDFAPEALTLLRGWGFGIEESRRFIALAYQFRRAYYFIFRHLVGRSQCMQQLRRDLWQNVFTHDILMYDQYLWDRMENFSTLLFGETGTGKGTAALAMGRSGYIPFDEKENKFTHNFVNTFTTLNISQFPETIIESELFGHVRGAFTGAIKDHKGVFSRCSPNGSILLDEIGELSTHVQIKLLNVLQERVYSPVGSDEKHRFHGRIIAATNRSIREIREKKIFRDDFYYRLCSDIITVPPLYKRIAQDPEELSDLLAHTVTRIVGQPSPEIASRVLKYIEGSLTLSYPWPGNVRELEQCVRRVVLRNAYETNETPAFKSDSLTRQIQEGRLSAQDLLIHYCTNLYEKHGTYEAVARIAGLDRRTVKKYIDSQDQVY, from the coding sequence ATGAAAGAAGTAACCACTTTTCAGCCCGAAGAACTGAATTTTTTCAAATGCGTTCATTACGCCGGTGCCGCAAACCCCTTCGGCAGAGAGCGGGTTCTGCGGGAAGCGGAAATTGCAGGTGTTTCTCCGGATAGTCCCAAAGAAATCAGAGTGCTTAAAGCGTGCCAGGCCGTGGGGTATCGACTGGCCCAGCTCGAACAGCGAGGCAGGATCAATCTTGATGCGTTCAAAGGTGAAGAACAGTATTTTTTGCGGTCTGCATTACTCTTTCACTTTTTTCATCTGTTCAGAAAACAGATCGACACCCTGATCACACGTCAGCTTGACAATGCTGAAGAGTCCCTGGACGTGGATTTTGCTCCGGAGGCCCTGACCCTTCTGCGCGGTTGGGGATTCGGTATTGAGGAGAGCAGACGCTTCATTGCCCTGGCGTACCAGTTTCGCCGGGCCTATTATTTTATTTTCCGGCATCTGGTGGGACGCAGCCAATGTATGCAGCAGCTGCGACGGGATCTGTGGCAGAATGTATTCACCCACGACATCCTTATGTACGACCAGTATCTATGGGACCGCATGGAAAATTTCTCCACCCTGCTGTTTGGTGAAACCGGTACGGGCAAGGGAACCGCAGCCCTGGCCATGGGGCGTTCCGGCTATATCCCTTTTGATGAAAAGGAAAACAAGTTCACCCATAATTTTGTGAATACCTTTACCACGCTCAATATCAGTCAGTTTCCTGAAACCATCATTGAATCCGAGCTGTTCGGCCATGTGCGCGGCGCATTTACAGGGGCCATCAAGGACCACAAAGGGGTTTTCAGCCGTTGCAGCCCCAATGGATCTATTCTTCTGGATGAAATCGGCGAGTTGTCCACCCATGTTCAGATAAAACTGCTCAATGTGCTTCAGGAGCGGGTCTATTCACCCGTGGGAAGCGATGAAAAACACCGTTTTCACGGCAGGATCATTGCCGCCACAAACCGCAGCATCCGGGAGATCCGGGAAAAGAAGATATTCAGGGATGATTTTTACTATCGCCTATGTTCCGACATTATCACGGTACCGCCCCTGTACAAAAGGATTGCACAAGATCCGGAGGAGCTTTCGGATCTTCTGGCACACACGGTGACCCGTATTGTGGGGCAGCCATCCCCGGAAATCGCCTCCCGTGTGCTTAAATATATTGAAGGAAGCCTGACCCTTTCATATCCATGGCCGGGAAATGTGCGGGAATTGGAACAATGTGTCAGGCGTGTGGTGCTGCGCAATGCCTATGAAACCAATGAGACACCGGCGTTCAAATCAGATTCGTTAACCCGGCAGATTCAAGAAGGGCGTCTCAGTGCCCAGGACCTGCTCATCCACTATTGCACAAACTTGTATGAAAAACACGGCACCTATGAGGCAGTTGCCCGCATTGCCGGGCTGGACCGGCGGACGGTGAAGAAGTATATTGATTCCCAGGATCAGGTTTATTAA